The following coding sequences are from one Pararge aegeria chromosome 13, ilParAegt1.1, whole genome shotgun sequence window:
- the LOC120628541 gene encoding unconventional myosin IC isoform X4: MEHALQHRERVGVQDFVLLEDFRSEAAFIDNLRKRFHENIIYTYIGNVLISVNPYKNLPIYTEEKTTLYYKKAFFEAPPHVFAIADNAYRSLVYEHREQCILISGESGSGKTEASKKVLEYIAARTKHLRKVETVKDKLLQSNPLLEAFGNAKTNRNDNSSRFGKYMDIQFNYEGSPEGGHILNYLLEKSRVISQMSGERNYHIFYQLIAGGDAELMKHLRLQSRPEVYKYTTDLVTPASQKLNDAEQFRTVRSAMKVIEIGEDEQKEIFEIVASVLHLGNVKFVQNDKGYAEILSHDTNSTNVAELLKVNSSKLREALTSRTIEARGDVVTTPLDFEQAQYARDALAKAIYDKHFSWLVSRLNSSLAPKQKDSRDSVIGILDIYGFEIFPKNSFEQFCINFCNEKLQQLFIQLTLKSEQEEYLREGIEWVPVEYFNNIIICDLIEERHRGIISILDDECLRPGDATDLSFLEKLSQRLDGHAHFKSHQKVDSKTQKIMGRDEFCLVHYAGEVTYNVNTFIEKNNDLLFRDLQSLMASSGNKIAGICFKDLNLASKKRPETAITQFKNSLNELIKILSSKEPSYIRCIKPNDFKAPMSFDDKLVSHQVKYLGLMENLRVRRAGFAYRRTYEAFLERYKCLSPNTWPNFRGPARQGVQYLVESLKYEKEEYRMGNTKIFIRFPKTLFDTEDAYQLKKNDLATIIQSRWRGYRQRKQYLKMRAAAIVIQKWVRRFLAQKLRERRRKAADVIRAFIRGFITRNGPETPENRRFLGIAKVHWLKRLSTRLPTKLLDMSWPPCPATCQQASKELHRLHRLLLARKYRLALTPARKKQFELKVLAEKIFKGKKNSYPSSIREWFVDDRLSEDHRVLRNTFMASPSWPTGEQLIYSCEAVKYDRRGYKPRERALLASDKALYVLDAAKSKTYKLKHRLPLDVLRVVVTNETDGLVLIKIPQELKKDKGDLIISVSHVIEALTIVTDYTKKPDIIDIVDTGSIVHNLVNGKQGGTIEVTNGPQPTIHRAKSGNLLVVATP; the protein is encoded by the exons ATGGAGCATGCACTGCAACACCGAGAACGCGTCGGCGTGCAGGACTTCGTCTTGCTCGAGGACTTCCGCTCTGAGGCTGCCTTCATCGACAATCTCAGGAAGCGGTTCCATGAGAACATCATCTAT ACCTATATCGGCAATGTACTGATCTCCGTGAACCCTTACAAGAACCTGCCCATCTATACAGAGGAAAAGACTACTCTCTATTACAAGAAAGCCTTCTTCGAAGCTCCGCCACATGT GTTTGCAATAGCAGATAATGCCTACAGATCGTTAGTTTATGAGCACAGAGAACAATGTATTCTAATCTCAG GCGAATCCGGCTCAGGTAAAACTGAAGCATCCAAAAAAGTCCTAGAATATATAGCTGCACGCACCAAACATTTACGCAAAGTTGAAACAGTCAAAGACAAACTACTGCAAAGTAATCCTTTATTGGAAGCCTTTGGTAATGCTAAAACCAATAGAAACGATAACTCTAGCAGATTCGGTAAATACATGGATATACAGTTCAATTATGAGGGGTCACCGGAAGGTGGACATATCCTGAACTATTTATTGGAGAAGTCAAGAGTTATAAGTCAAATGTCAGGAGAAAGAAACTACCATATATTCTATCAGCTAATAGCAGGGGGTGATGCGGAGTTGATGAAGCACTTAAGGTTGCAGAGCAGACCggaagtatataaatatacaactgATTTG GTCACACCTGCAAGCCAAAAATTGAATGATGCAGAACAGTTCCGAACAGTCAGATCAGCAATGAAAGTAATCGAGATCGGAGAAGACGAGCAGAAGGAAATCTTCGAGATCGTGGCCAGTGTACTGCATCTTGGAAACGTTAAATTTGTCCAAAATGACAAGGGATACGCGGAAATTCTTTCGCACGATACAAATAGTACTAATGTTGCGGAG CTCCTTAAAGTGAACTCAAGCAAATTGCGCGAGGCCCTTACTAGCCGCACAATCGAAGCACGCGGGGACGTGGTGACAACCCCCCTGGACTTTGAACAGGCTCAGTACGCGAGGGACGCCCTCGCGAAAGCAATATACGACAAGCACTTCAGCTGGCTGGTCTCCAGGCTGAACTCCTCCTTGGCGCCAAAACAAAAAGATTCCAGGGACTCCGTTATTGGAATCCTGGATATATACGGATTTGAAATATTCCCCAAGAACAG TTTCGAACAATTCTGCATCAACTTCTGCAACGAGAAGCTACAACAGCTGTTCATCCAATTAACCCTCAAGTCCGAGCAAGAGGAATATCTGCGCGAAGGCATCGAATGGGTGCCCGTCGAATActtcaacaacatcatcatctGTGACCTCATTGAGGAAAGACACAGGG GTATCATCTCAATCTTGGACGACGAATGTCTGCGGCCTGGAGACGCTACGGACCTCAGTTTTCTGGAGAAATTGTCACAGCGATTAGACGGACATGCGCACTTCAAGTCCCATCAGAAAGTCGACTCCAAAACGCAGAAAATTATGGGAAGAGAT GAATTCTGCCTTGTCCACTACGCTGGAGAAGTGACATACAACGTGAACACATTTATCGAGAAGAACAATGATTTGCTGTTCCGAGATCTGCAGAGCCTCATGGCATCAAGCGGGAACAAGATTGCTGGCATTTGCTTTAAG GACCTTAACCTGGCTTCAAAGAAGCGTCCAGAAACGGCCATAACACAATTCAAAAACTCGCTAAATGAGCTAATTAAGATTCTCAGCAGCAAAGAGCCATCTTACATTCGCTGCATAAAGCCCAATGATTTTAAGGCAccaa TGTCCTTCGATGATAAGTTGGTTTCGCATCAAGTGAAATATCTTGGATTGATGGAAAATCTGCGCGTGCGCCGCGCTGGATTCGCCTATCGACGCACCTACGAAGCTTTCCTAGAAAG atACAAGTGCCTCAGCCCAAACACATGGCCTAACTTCCGAGGACCCGCAAGACAAGGGGTCCAGTATCTAGTCGAATCGCTCAAATACGAAAAAGAAGAATACAGGATGGGGAA cacaaaaatattcattcgtTTCCCCAAAACACTATTCGACACCGAAGATGCATATCAGCTCAAGAAAAACGACCTAGCTACAATCATCCAAAGCCGTTGGAGGGGATACCGGCAGAGAAAACAGTATTTAAAGATGAGAGCCGCGGCCATTGTGATCCAGAAATGGGTCAGGAGGTTCCTAGCTCAAAAGCTAAGGGAAAGGAGAAGGAAGGCTGCTGACGTCATAAGGGCTTTCATCAGAG GTTTCATCACTCGCAATGGTCCAGAAACACCTGAAAACCGCCGGTTCCTCGGTATCGCTAAAGTCCACTGGCTCAAGCGACTATCAACCAGGCTGCCTACCAAACTACTGGACATGTCCTGGCCACCCTGCCCTGCTACCTGCCAACAAGCTTCGAAGGAATTGCACAGGCTTCATAGACTTCTGCTAGCGAGGAAGTACCGATTGGCTCTGACCCCTGCTAGGAAGAAGCAGTTTGAGCTGAAGGTGTTGGCTGAGAAGATATTTAAAG GCAAGAAGAACAGTTACCCGAGCAGTATCCGGGAGTGGTTCGTGGACGACCGCCTATCAGAAGACCATCGCGTTCTGCGGAACACATTCATGGCTTCACCCTCGTGGCCAACGGGGGAACAGCTTATT TACTCATGCGAGGCAGTGAAGTACGACCGCAGAGGGTACAAGCCTCGCGAACGCGCCCTCCTTGCATCAGACAAGGCCCTCTACGTCCTTGATGCGGCGAAAAGCAAGACGTATAAGCTGAAGCATCGCTTACCACTCGATGTGCTACGCGTCGTTGTGACCAACGAAACGGATGGGCTCGTTCTTATCAAGATACCGCAGGAGCTAAAGAAAGACAag GGCGACCTTATAATTTCCGTGTCCCACGTGATCGAAGCCCTCACCATCGTCACAGACTACACTAAGAAGCCTGACATCATTGACATTGTTGACACTGGCAG cATTGTTCATAACCTCGTGAACGGCAAGCAGGGCGGCACCATCGAGGTGACCAACGGCCCGCAGCCAACCATCCATCGCGCTAAAAGCGGCAACCTACTTGTT gtggCAACCCCGTAA